Below is a window of Pseudomonadota bacterium DNA.
GTCCAAGCCGCATACCGAATGGGTGACCAGCGCGTCGGAATTGCACTGGTTGCCGCATGAGGAAACCTGGGGCAATTTCGAATATATCTTTACCGGTCATACCGACGCGGTTTCGATTTCCCATGAGCGCACGGCCGGCAAGCCGATATTAGCCAGCCTTGTCACCGCGTTGTTGGGCACGATAATCGCGGTGGTGGCTGGAACATTCGGCGCGTATGCCGTCTCTCGCTTCAAGGTGGGCGGCAATTTGCCGCTTGGCGTCTTGCAATTACGCTTGTTCCCACCGCTCGCGGTGATGATTCCGGTGATGATCATGTGGGCCTTCTTGGGTGCCATGGACACCTGGTGGGGCCTCTCGCTGATCTATGGCATCGTCACGTTGCCGTTCGCCTTTTGGCTGATGAAAACATTCTTCGACGAAGTACCGCGTGAGATCGAAGAGGCCGCGCTGGTCGAAGGCTGTAGCTGGTTCCGGGTGTTTTGGAAGGTGACGTTGCCGATGGTCAAGGCGGCGCTGGCCAGTACGGCGCTGTTCGTCTTTATCCTAAATTGGAGCGACTATGTCAT
It encodes the following:
- a CDS encoding carbohydrate ABC transporter permease, producing SKPHTEWVTSASELHWLPHEETWGNFEYIFTGHTDAVSISHERTAGKPILASLVTALLGTIIAVVAGTFGAYAVSRFKVGGNLPLGVLQLRLFPPLAVMIPVMIMWAFLGAMDTWWGLSLIYGIVTLPFAFWLMKTFFDEVPREIEEAALVEGCSWFRVFWKVTLPMVKAALASTALFVFILNWSDYVIALLLTRKDWVTIPVYMNSLSSAMSGQMYGAKAALGLIAALPPVIFGIAIQKYLVRGLTFGALKQ